From the genome of Sporomusa sphaeroides DSM 2875:
TTGCCAATATCCCGACCATTGTATTAGAGGGCGGCGACAAGTATTTAAGCTACGGCACCAAAGACAGCGGCGGCACCAAGCTCATCTGTCTGTCCGGTAATGTTGTTAACCGTGGTGTATACGAGATTCCGTTCGGCGTAAGCCTGCGGGATGCCATTTATGATCCTCAGCTGGGCGGCGGCATTCCTAACGGGAAAAAACTAAAATTCTTCCACCTGGGCGGTCAGTCCGGACCGATTGGCGGTGAAGCCCAGCTTGATACCCCATATTGCTATAAGGCGCTCAGAAACGCCGGATTAAGTGTTGGTTCCGGCGCCATTGTAGTTATGGATGAAGACGTGTGCGTGATTGATTATCTTAAAGGTGTAACCGAATTCTTCATCCATGAATCCTGTGGCAAATGTACCCCTTGCCGCGAAGGCAACAAACAAATTTATGCCATTCTCTGCAAAATCGCCGCAGGGGAAGCTGTGCAGGACGATCTTGTTATTCTCAAGCGCTTAATCGATACCATGACCATCGCTTCTTTCTGCGGTTTGGGCCAATCGGCAGCTGTGGCCCTCAATACCTGCTGGAAACTCTTCAAAACCGAATTTGAAGATCATCTGCACAAGAAATGTCCGGCGCAAGTTTGTTTTACTGAACAGGAAAGAGGTGAGTAGTGTGGGTCATCATGCTTCAGATCCCAATAAAATCGTAAACATTACCATTGACGGGGTACCGGTATCGTGTCCTGAAACTACACTTATTCTGGATGCTGCCAAAATGGCGGGAATTGACATTCCGGTACTATGTTACCATCCTGACCTCAAAGTACGCGCTACCTGCCGTCTTTGTGTAGTTGAACTTAAGGGACAGAAAAAACTTAAAACTGCGTGCAGCAATGAAGTCTGGGATGGGGCTGAGTTTATTACCAACAGCCCGGCGGTACGGCAGGCCAGAAAAGATGTGCTGGAACTTATCCTGGCCGAACACCCGCAGGATTGTTTGCAATGTGTCAGAAACACCAACTGTGAACTCCAGCAACTGGCGCGGGATTTTGGTGTCAGCAAGCCGCTGTTTGCCAACCAGCCAAAACAAATTCCTATCGAAGATTCCAACGGGGTTATTGTCCGGGACATGGCTAAGTGTGTAAAATGCGGCCGTTGTGTGGAAATGTGCCAGGAGGTCCAGACCGTCGGCGCCATCAATACTGCCCATCGTTCGGTGGAATACGAAGTCACGACTGCTTTCGACCGGCCGCTGCAGGACAGCACTTGTATATATTGTGGACAATGCATTGCGGTCTGCCCGGTAGGCGCTTTGTATGAAAAGGATGACACGGAAAAAGTCTGGCAGGCGATTGGCGACAGTGATAAGCATGTAATCGTGCAGGTAGCTCCGGCCGTTCGTGTCGCTTTGGGTGAAGAATTCGGTTTGGAACCAGGCAGCATTACGACCGGCAAGCTGGTAGCCGCCTTGCGCCGTCTAGGGTTTGACAAAGTGTTTGACACCGACTTTGCTGCCGACGTAACTATCATGGAGGAAGGCAATGAACTGTTGGAGCGAATGAGCCATGGCGGTACCTTGCCGCTCATTACCTCCTGCAGCCCCGGTTGGATCAACTTTGTGGAGACCTTCTATCCGGACTTGCTGGACAATGTTTCCACCTGCAAATCGCCGCAGCAAATGTTTGGGGCCTTAGCCAAGAGCTATTACCCCGAAAAAGCAGGTATCGACGCCGCGAAGATCGTATCGGTGTCCATTATGCCCTGCACGGCGAAAAAATATGAAAGTGCCCGACCGGAAATAAATAGCAGCGGGTACCGTGATGTGGATGTTGTTTTGACTACCCGTGAGCTGGCCAGGATGATTAAACAAGCCGGTTTTGACTTTAACAAATTAAGCAATGCCGAGTTTGATGCCCCGCTTGGTATCTCTACCGGCGCCGCTGTCATCTTCGGCACCTCCGGCGGTGTTATGGAAGCCGCTCTCCGTACCGTCTACGAAGTAGTCACAGGCAAGGAACTGGCCAATGTCGATTTCGAAGGCGTGCGCGGCCTCACCGGCGTCAAGGAAGCGGAGGTTGACCTGGACGGCAAAAAGGTTAAAGTGGTCATTGCCAACGGCCTGAAAAATGCCCGGGTTATTTTAGACAAAATCCGCGCCGGCGAATGTGATTACCAGTTTGTTGAAATCATGTGCTGCCCTGGTGGCTGCATCGGCGGCGGCGGTCAGCCCTGGGGCACCACCCAGGCTACCAAGGAAGCCCGGATGGCCGGTCTATACCAGGCCGACCGCGAGCTGTCCATCAGACAGTCGCATAAAAATCCGGCGGTGAAGGCCCTGTATGATGAGTTCCTGGGTAAACCGTTAAGCCACAAATCCCACGAGCTTCTGCATACCCATTACCATCCCAAGCATAAGTAGATAAGCAGATAAGCAGATAACCAGGTTATTAGGAGCAACGCGACGCTATAAGCAGATAACCAAGTTATTAGGAGCAACGCGACGCTAGAACTTGTGTGAATCGCTTAGTTCCGAGCGGAGCGAGGAACTTCCTTTCGCGGAACTTCCTATAACGATTGTGCTCAATAAGGACGGCTTGTTATACAGCCGTCCTTATTGCTAAATAAAAGGAGAAAATCTTATAATTTAGAGGTGAAAAGCCTGTGAAGAGCATACGGACTTTTTTTATCCTTATCATTACCGGCATTACTCTACTGGTATTCAGTGTTCAGACCTATATTTCGTCAACGCAGGTCAAAGAGTATGCAGTAACTCAGCAAGAAGAAAAATTATTGACTCAGGCTCTGCAAGAAGCAACATCACTATATATTCCGATCAAAGAGATTTCCGACGAAGCTATAACCCTGGGCAATATGATTACGACCATGCCGGAGTACCAGGAAGAGATTGTCCTTAGTTATATTAAGAAAAGCGTGCAGAAAAGCAAGTCCTTTGCCGGTGCCGGCGTGGCGTTTGAACCGTACGCCTATCAGCCGGATGTGAAAAATCATTTCCCGTACACGATGAAGGACAAAAACGGTATACCGGTTTTAACGTGGGAATACAGTGTAGTGGATTATCATGCTAAAGCATGGTATAAATTAGGTATCGGCTCGCAAAAGGCCATTGATTATTCAGAGCCGTATGTGGACCAAAGCGACTCGAATCTGATATGGGTAACCTGTGTTCATCCAATCGAAAAAAACGGTAAGCGCATTGGTGTGGCGGAAGCAGATTTCACTCTGGACATTTTTAAGCGGCAGCTGGCAGACATCCGTGTGGGGCAGAACGGTTATGCCTTCGCACTTACCCGGGCCGGTATGGTTATTGGCAACTATACCGGCAGTAAAACCGAGCAGATCCAAGACTTATCAGTAAAGCTCACAGAGGTGTCTGACAAGGAATGGCGGGCGCTGGGTGAAGCAGCGCTGCAAGCGAAGCAAGCGGGAATCATGCAAGTAAAAGATAATTACATTGTATACTCGCCGGTAGGCGATACCGGAATGACCCTGCTGTTGGTTTACCCGGCGGAGGAAGTCTTTGCCGGCTTGAACAGTCTGATGTATTCTAACCTGATATTGGTGACTGTCTCCATTCTCTTGTTTGTGTTCACGTTATCCTATTTTGTAAATCGGCGCATTGTCAACCCGATACGAAAGTTGTCTGAAACCGCCAACCGGGTGGCTGCAGGCGATCTTAGCGACATCGGGGAAACTCAGGCGGGCAAGGATGAGATCGGTCAGTTGGCAGCGGCCTTTGCCACTATGTCCGGCAACTTGCGCAGCCTGATGCTGCAGGTCATGCAATCTTCAGAGCAGCTGGCCTCTTCGTCGGAAGAACTGACGGCAAGTGCCGAGCAGTCGGCGCAAGGCGCAACCCAAACAGCCATGAGTATTACGGCGGTGGCCGCCGGTACCGAGCGGCAAACCGGCGCCGTTAACCAAGCTACAGCTATTGTTGATCGCATTGCAAACGAGATCAACCAGGTTGCCGACAATGTCGGCATAGTTGAGGCGACTTCCGGGAAAGCAGCAGGCGCTGCCAAAGAAGGGGGCGAGGCGGTCGAAGCAGCAGTGCGGCAAATGGTTACTATTGAGACCAAAGTGACCCATACCGCGCAGATTGTTGTTAAGCTGGGGGAACGCTCCAAAGAAATCGGGCAGATTGTCGATACCATTGCCGGTATTGCCAGTCAGACCAACCTCTTAGCCCTCAACGCCGCCATTGAGGCAGCCCGTGCCGGTGAACAAGGTCGCGGCTTTGCGGTAGTGGCTGAAGAAGTGCGCAAGCTGGCGGAACAGTCCCAGGAAGCCGCCAAGCAGATTGCCGGATTAATTGGTGAAATCCAGAGTGAGACTACCAGTGCGGTTATGGCTATGGATGAGGGCACGCGTGAGGTAAAGATCGGGGCGGAAGTTGTCAATAACGCAGGTCTCGCCTTTGCCGAGATTGTGACACTGTTTGATCAGGTATCAGAACAGGTGAGCAAAATTACCAATACGGTGCAGCGGGTTGCCGGTGGCAGCCAGGAAATTGTTGCCGCCGTAAAAGAAATTGATGAAATAAACAAAGATACTGCCAGTCAAACCCAGACGGTTTCAGCGGTTACAGAGGAGCAGGCAGCCTCCATGGAAGAAATCGCTGCCGCCAGTGAGGCTTTGGCCCAAATGGCGGAAACATTGACTGGAGCCGTAAGCAGGTTCAAATTGTAGTTGGGCTCTTTAAAGTAAAAATCTAATTGATTGTCATTGTACTCCGCCGGTATCAAGCCGGCGGAGTACGTGGCATACGGCAAAAAAGATATGCATATTTGAACAACTCTCCCATTCATGTTAAAATCAAGCTAGTTATTGTGATAAAGCAGACTTAGCTTTAGGTAGGGTTTTAACCCCATCTGAAGGTTAGTCGCTCTTATCCAGAGGCTTAGCCGCTCGCCTGTGCCCGCCGCAGGGGTAAACTCTCACTTGTAGAAGATGGGAGTCTTAGAGCGGGTTAGCCATCGGATAAAAAAACGACATAATAGGGTTAATAATTTTCAGAAATATAAAAATATTTTCTTGGTGCTCATGGGAGGGGTATTGTTTTGAAGAAGGATGGCCCGGACATACTTAAACTTAAGGCAATTCAAGATTATATCCAACAGGTGGCAGATGCATTTTCAGTTGTACTTAATTACGAAGTTGCTATTGTAGATGTGTACTTAGAGGTCTTAGTGGGGACGGGAAAGTATCGAGATCAAATTGGCGTTGTTTATGATTTAGGGACAGTAAACTATCAAATGCGCTACACACCAAAAAGCTTTTTTGTTATCGATCCGCCAAATTGTAAACTATGTCAAAATTGTAAGTTGTTGAAGACCTGTAAGGTGTTGGCAGGCTTGTTCTACCCGATAAAATTGGGAGATAAATTATTAGGCTCAATCTCATTATATGCTTTCGATGAAACGCAAAAAGAAAATATGTTAAAAGACTTTGTTAAACTTAAACTGTTCTTACAGCACCTGGTAGAATTAATTTCTGGAAAACTTAATGAACGGGTACTGTATGAACAATCGAAAAAAGCGGCTGAGCAATTCGATACCTTGATTAATTCTGTGCGTGAAGGCATTATGGCGGTTGATTATCAGGGAAAGATAACTCATGTCAACCGATCGGCCACCGAGCTTCTGATGGTACCGGCTAACCTTATCAATGGACGGATGTTGGAAGACGTTTTTTCAGGGATTTCTCTACAGGTACTCATGAAAATGATTAAACCATATATGGAACAAGATATATTTTATAAACATGGTCAAAAAACATTACACTTTATGAGCACGGCCACCGAAATAGAGTATGGAGGTTATATTAGCGGTTTCGTTCTTTCCCTTCGTTCAATCAAGGAAATGCGTAAATTAGCCGGGCGTTTTATCCGGGAGGAGCGCAAGTATACCTTTGACGGCATTCTTAGCCAAAATACGGAAATTGTTGATATTAAAAAGAAAATGTGCACAGTGGCGAAAACCGATTCAACCGTCCTGATAACAGGTGAAAGCGGAACCGGTAAGGAACTTTTTGCCCATGCCATTCATCATGAAAGCCTGCGGCAGGAAGGTCCTTTTATTGTCGTAAATTGCGGGGCCATTCCGGAGAACCTGCTTGAAAGTGAGTTGTTTGGCTATGAAGAAGGCGCATTCACCGGGGCGCGGCGTACCGGGAAGCCAGGAAAGTTTGAATTGGCTGATGGCGGAACCATATTCCTTGATGAGATCGGGGATATGCCCTTGCAACTGCAAGTCAAACTATTGCGGGTGCTGCAGGAACGGATGATTGAACGAATAGGGGGGACTAAGCCATTACCTGTCGATGTCCGGGTTATTGCTGCCACTAATAAGAACTTGGAAGAAATGATAAACACTAACCAATTTCGCAGTGATCTATATTATCGTTTGAGTGTTATACCTTTCCATATTCCGCCTTTGCGGGAAAGAATGGAGGACTTGGAACTGCTCATTCACTGTTTCATCCAAAAATTCAATTTGATTTTTGGAAAGCAGGTTAAAGGTTATACCCATGAGGCATTGGCGAAAATGCATGAGTACCCCTGGCCGGGTAATGTTCGGGAATTAGAGAATGCCATTGAGTATTCAACTAATGTTTGCCCTAATGCATTCATTGACGCCAATTATCTGCCGAATCGAATTAGTAAGCATGGCCCTGCTTCACAATTGCTCCAACCTCACCGAATCAGTGAGCATAGCACTGCTTCACAACTGTCTCAACCGCAGGATAGTATTCAATCAATCGTGGATATGGAGAAAAATGCTATTATAGAAGCCCTAAAAAAGTTTGGCACAAGTAACCAAGCCAAAGAAAATATAGCAAAGTCTTTGGGGATGGGCCGTTCCACCCTTTATCGAAAAATTAAAAAAATGGGTATAGAGGCAGAATTAATGGAATGAACAATGCATGACTATTAGTTCGCTACAAGGTATGAGTAAGGGCTTGCCTAATGAAGGCAGGTTCTTTTTTTATTCTAAGATGAGATATTTAAATTAAATATCAAAATGGGACTTAATTTATACAATCATCGTCCCAAGATGGGACAGAAATTTAAGTTTTAAATTCATAAAACACAAACACCAACCAAAGCATATCCAGAGTATTTGGTACAGAATTGAGTACTCCTAAAATGCAGACACAAATTAACAATTTTTATTATATATATTATTATTTTCAAAAAAAAGAGTGTCTTGCGTAAAGTTGGCGCAAAAGTTGCGTTAACTTTATTATTGTATTTTTAAAATACAATGAAGGCTGTTTAAGTAAAATGATATTTTTCTGAGTTATGTATATCGAGTTATTTTATGCATATGCCAAAAATGAGTTTTGAAAATACTGATATAAATTAGTAATAGTCCTAAAATAGGACAAAATTTCGTAGTTTTGCATACATAAAACACAAATACCAACCAAAACACACATCCATAGTACTTGGTACAAAGATTGCATTACCTTTAAATACAG
Proteins encoded in this window:
- a CDS encoding complex I 51 kDa subunit family protein, which encodes MSKINKLISGNCGVICPDCTEDYVKAGGYQGLKKAFTMKPEDIIGEVKKAKLLGRGGAAYPAGSKWEQLLEIPEFPKYIVINADEGEPGTFKDKILLGQDPLRVIEGMIIAGYVFNSHDGYIYIRGEYRAIQKVFQSAIDNAVKAGYLGKNILGSGFEFNIHIMTGAGAYVCGENSALLNSIEGKAGRPRIKPPHLAEVGLFLLPTLVNNVESIANIPTIVLEGGDKYLSYGTKDSGGTKLICLSGNVVNRGVYEIPFGVSLRDAIYDPQLGGGIPNGKKLKFFHLGGQSGPIGGEAQLDTPYCYKALRNAGLSVGSGAIVVMDEDVCVIDYLKGVTEFFIHESCGKCTPCREGNKQIYAILCKIAAGEAVQDDLVILKRLIDTMTIASFCGLGQSAAVALNTCWKLFKTEFEDHLHKKCPAQVCFTEQERGE
- a CDS encoding NADH-dependent [FeFe] hydrogenase, group A6, with protein sequence MGHHASDPNKIVNITIDGVPVSCPETTLILDAAKMAGIDIPVLCYHPDLKVRATCRLCVVELKGQKKLKTACSNEVWDGAEFITNSPAVRQARKDVLELILAEHPQDCLQCVRNTNCELQQLARDFGVSKPLFANQPKQIPIEDSNGVIVRDMAKCVKCGRCVEMCQEVQTVGAINTAHRSVEYEVTTAFDRPLQDSTCIYCGQCIAVCPVGALYEKDDTEKVWQAIGDSDKHVIVQVAPAVRVALGEEFGLEPGSITTGKLVAALRRLGFDKVFDTDFAADVTIMEEGNELLERMSHGGTLPLITSCSPGWINFVETFYPDLLDNVSTCKSPQQMFGALAKSYYPEKAGIDAAKIVSVSIMPCTAKKYESARPEINSSGYRDVDVVLTTRELARMIKQAGFDFNKLSNAEFDAPLGISTGAAVIFGTSGGVMEAALRTVYEVVTGKELANVDFEGVRGLTGVKEAEVDLDGKKVKVVIANGLKNARVILDKIRAGECDYQFVEIMCCPGGCIGGGGQPWGTTQATKEARMAGLYQADRELSIRQSHKNPAVKALYDEFLGKPLSHKSHELLHTHYHPKHK
- a CDS encoding methyl-accepting chemotaxis protein, which codes for MKSIRTFFILIITGITLLVFSVQTYISSTQVKEYAVTQQEEKLLTQALQEATSLYIPIKEISDEAITLGNMITTMPEYQEEIVLSYIKKSVQKSKSFAGAGVAFEPYAYQPDVKNHFPYTMKDKNGIPVLTWEYSVVDYHAKAWYKLGIGSQKAIDYSEPYVDQSDSNLIWVTCVHPIEKNGKRIGVAEADFTLDIFKRQLADIRVGQNGYAFALTRAGMVIGNYTGSKTEQIQDLSVKLTEVSDKEWRALGEAALQAKQAGIMQVKDNYIVYSPVGDTGMTLLLVYPAEEVFAGLNSLMYSNLILVTVSILLFVFTLSYFVNRRIVNPIRKLSETANRVAAGDLSDIGETQAGKDEIGQLAAAFATMSGNLRSLMLQVMQSSEQLASSSEELTASAEQSAQGATQTAMSITAVAAGTERQTGAVNQATAIVDRIANEINQVADNVGIVEATSGKAAGAAKEGGEAVEAAVRQMVTIETKVTHTAQIVVKLGERSKEIGQIVDTIAGIASQTNLLALNAAIEAARAGEQGRGFAVVAEEVRKLAEQSQEAAKQIAGLIGEIQSETTSAVMAMDEGTREVKIGAEVVNNAGLAFAEIVTLFDQVSEQVSKITNTVQRVAGGSQEIVAAVKEIDEINKDTASQTQTVSAVTEEQAASMEEIAAASEALAQMAETLTGAVSRFKL
- a CDS encoding sigma-54 interaction domain-containing protein codes for the protein MKKDGPDILKLKAIQDYIQQVADAFSVVLNYEVAIVDVYLEVLVGTGKYRDQIGVVYDLGTVNYQMRYTPKSFFVIDPPNCKLCQNCKLLKTCKVLAGLFYPIKLGDKLLGSISLYAFDETQKENMLKDFVKLKLFLQHLVELISGKLNERVLYEQSKKAAEQFDTLINSVREGIMAVDYQGKITHVNRSATELLMVPANLINGRMLEDVFSGISLQVLMKMIKPYMEQDIFYKHGQKTLHFMSTATEIEYGGYISGFVLSLRSIKEMRKLAGRFIREERKYTFDGILSQNTEIVDIKKKMCTVAKTDSTVLITGESGTGKELFAHAIHHESLRQEGPFIVVNCGAIPENLLESELFGYEEGAFTGARRTGKPGKFELADGGTIFLDEIGDMPLQLQVKLLRVLQERMIERIGGTKPLPVDVRVIAATNKNLEEMINTNQFRSDLYYRLSVIPFHIPPLRERMEDLELLIHCFIQKFNLIFGKQVKGYTHEALAKMHEYPWPGNVRELENAIEYSTNVCPNAFIDANYLPNRISKHGPASQLLQPHRISEHSTASQLSQPQDSIQSIVDMEKNAIIEALKKFGTSNQAKENIAKSLGMGRSTLYRKIKKMGIEAELME